The nucleotide window GAACTGCCCCAGTCCCTCCGACCCTAGATTTTCTCCCGGGGCTGCCTTCGCTGATCGTCCCGCGGCTTGATGACGCCTCAAAACGGTATGAGAAGGCCTGGCGGCTGTTGAAGGCAGGCAAGTACCGCGCCGCCGAAGGCGCATATCTCCAAATCCTCATCCGGAACCCGCAAGACCAGAAGGCCGTGCAAGGACTCGTGATGCTGCAACGGCTCCTCGCCAATCAGGATCCGAAAAGACTTCAGGAACAGGCTGAGGGATATCGTCGAACGATCGCCCTGGGACAGGTCACCGAGGAGCAGTACTCTCCAAGAGAATTAGAGCTCCTGGCTGAG belongs to bacterium and includes:
- a CDS encoding tetratricopeptide repeat protein, encoding MRAIVAFLLSFVLAVTIGSLILPDNTPKIKPKRLVGTAPVPPTLDFLPGLPSLIVPRLDDASKRYEKAWRLLKAGKYRAAEGAYLQILIRNPQDQKAVQGLVMLQRLLANQDPKRLQEQAEGYRRTIALGQVTEEQYSPRELELLAEASLSAANEIVSEQNLKVSSLSKVTIVTDERHPPVPSQVSVLRDPMGAIKERITQLATSLGVAPAKTDIATGEK